A region of Saccharomyces kudriavzevii IFO 1802 strain IFO1802 genome assembly, chromosome: 14 DNA encodes the following proteins:
- the PPN2 gene encoding putative serine/threonine-protein phosphatase (similar to Saccharomyces cerevisiae YNL217W; ancestral locus Anc_2.28), with amino-acid sequence MDSKRKKRSVTASTILIVFVTCCLYTLYILKFENPRSSSPVSLLPTINTLKKIEHVTDLNQEYVFVGDIHGNYDEFIELIDDKIGGLRENTTMILLGDFIHKGPDSDKVVSYILNHKDQVKCVLGNHEILVMMAYLNPDYSQWVRHPKLMIPLTFSTETDFIPQDISKISGAHARLAHELGFSKLSQLAEHCSMVIELDLDVTDDKLFGVHAGMLPGDFIKSNQIPSVSSLSNMKFVNKKHWSKTSREKENKNYVRWFTMWDKYGDSFSNAKVFYGHDASMGLNLRKQTKGLDTACVKDNLLSSMRVKYNGKKEQYEYTLIQVECS; translated from the coding sequence ATGGACAGTAagcggaaaaaaagaagcgTCACTGCTAGCACGATATTAATAGTTTTTGTCACATGCTGTCTTTATACACTATATATCTTGAAGTTCGAGAACCCTAGGTCATCTTCGCCAGTTTCTTTATTGCCCACAATTAACaccttgaagaaaattgagCATGTAACGGATCTAAACCAAGAATATGTGTTTGTTGGTGACATTCACGGCAATTATGATGAGTTCATCGAACTCATCGATGACAAGATTGGGGGGCTGAGGGAAAATACAACGATGATATTGCTTGGTGATTTCATTCACAAAGGTCCGGACTCGGATAAGGTAGTCTCGTACATCCTAAATCATAAGGATCAGGTAAAATGCGTGCTGGGTAATCATGAAATATTGGTTATGATGGCTTACCTGAATCCAGATTACTCACAGTGGGTAAGACACCCCAAACTGATGATACCATTAACTTTCAGTACTGAAACTGATTTCATACCACAGGACATCTCAAAGATTAGCGGGGCACATGCGCGATTGGCTCACGAACTCGggttttccaaattgaGCCAGCTGGCAGAACACTGCTCAATGGTCATCGAACTGGATTTGGATGTTACTGATGATAAACTTTTTGGCGTACATGCAGGGATGTTACCAGGAGATTTCATCAAGTCAAACCAAATCCCTAGCGTGAGCTCTTTGTCGAACATGAAGTTTGTTAATAAGAAGCACTGGTCAAAAACATCACgtgagaaagaaaacaaaaattatgtCAGATGGTTTACGATGTGGGACAAGTATGGAGACAGTTTTAGTAATGCCAAGGTGTTTTATGGGCACGACGCCTCCATGGGGTTGAACCTACGGAAACAGACCAAGGGTCTGGATACAGCATGTGTCAAGGACAACTTACTTTCTTCCATGAGAGTTAAGTACAACGGAAAGAAGGAACAGTATGAATACACACTAATTCAAGTTGAGTGTTCCTag